The DNA region TGCCGCCGGGCTGGAGGATGACCTCCGCCGGGCCCAGGAGTTCGGAGCCGCCGATCATGGTGCGGCCGTCCCCGATGCTGTCCGCGAACTGTTCGTGGTTTCCGCTCCAGGCAAGGTGGGTTGCCCAGACCTTGCCCTGGCGGTTGCCGAAGCCTTCGGTGCCGGCAGCGAACAGCAGCGAGGAGTCGTGGCCGGTGCGGCCGTGCCGGCCAGTCCGGACCCAGGTCCCCTGCTGGATGGACCGGCGCTGGGGGTGGTTTTCACGGCACCAGCGTCCGGTCAGGTCAAGGAGTTCGACGGCGTCCGGAGCCACTGGCAGGACCGTGGCCAGTTCGTCGAGCTGATAGGGGGTGGTGCCGTCGTTGGTGATGGTGTGGCGCAGCTCCAGCAGGCCGCCGTCGTGCAGTGTCAGGGAAGACTCAACGGTGATGCCGGCATCGGCGTCGGATTGCACGATGACAGCGGAGTTGCAGTCGGTGGCGGCAGTCACGACGCGCAGGCGGGCGGAGAAATCCAGACCGGAGACGCCGTCGGCAATGCGGTGGCCGCGGAGTGCAGGCCTGCCGCGCCAGCTCGACGACGCCTGAGGCAGAAGACCGGCTGTGACAGTGGCGTCCACCGCGGAGTGGGGGACGGGCTCGCCCAGGATGGCGAGATCCGGCAGGGTGGCGCCCAAATCGGCGCCCCAATGGATAATCTCGGCCTCCCCGCTGTTGAAGCTGATCACCAGGCTGGTGCCGGCGGTTCGGAGGTGGAGCGGATCCATAGGTATATCTCTTTCAGTAATGATGATGTGCGTTCGGTGACGCAGGACGGTGGTGCTGTTGAGTGGCTTCGATGGAGCGGGGGAATCCGGATGCCGCCGTCGCGAGGAGGGAACGGCGGCATCCGGAACGGGTGACTGCAGCCACACCCGCAGTCACGTCTTACGCCTACTTGAAGAGGGCGTTGACCTTCTCGTTGGCCTCTGTGAAGGAGCTGGCAGGCTTCTTGCCCGAGATCACGGCGTCCATGGCGGGCTTCATGATGCCCTCGACCTTGGCCGCCTTGTCCGCGATCGGGAAGAGGAAGGTGGTGCCTTCCTTCACGTGTGTGGTGAAGGCCGAGACGTCCGTGCCCTTGGCCTTGAATGCCTCGGCTGCCTTCTCGGAGGAGGTGGTGATGGCGGGGAACACGACGCCCTTGCTGGCCACTACGTCCTGGCAGGCGGTGGAGGCGAGGTATTCCACCCATTTGACGGATGCTGCCGGGTTTTTGGTGCCGGCCCAGATTGAGTCGGCCAGGCCGTTGAACATGCTGGCGCGCTGGCCGTCCGGTCCCTTGGGTGTGGGGGCGATGCCTGTTTCCACGCCCTTGTAGCTGGTGTACTGGCCGATCATCCAGGAACCGCTGGTGTTGATGGCGGCCTTGCCTGCGCCGAAGGTGTCCTGCATCTCGGTGCCTACTGTGGTTTCAAGCTTGGGCATGTAGCCCTTTTCCACGAGTCCTGCCCACCAGGTGATGGTTTCCTGGAACTTGGGGTCGTCGTAGTTGAATTTCTTGCCCCACGGGTTTTTGTCGGTGTGGGTCCAGCCGGTGGTGGCCGTGAGGAAGCTCCACTGTGTCTGGCCCATGCCTGCGCTGCCGTCTTCAAGGCCCAGGCCGTAAGTGGCAACGTTGTTTTTGTCGAAGCCGGCCTCGTCGCCGCGCACGCCGTTCTTGTCCACGGTCAGGTGGGCAATGGCCTTCTCGTAGCTGCCGCCGTCCTTGGGGTTCCAGTCGAGGTTCTTCAGCTGTTCCTCGGTGAGACCGGCATCAGCCACCAGCTTCTTGTTGTAGAACATGGCAATGGTGTCCCAGTCCTTGGGCAGGCCATAGCGTTTGCCGTCCTCGGCCACCCAGAGGTCGGCCAGGCCCTCGTTGTAGATGCTCAGGTCGAGCTTGTCGTTCTTGACGGCGTCGTCCAGGGCGAGGAGCTGTTTGTTGGAGGCGAACTCCGGGTACTTGGCCAGGTGGTCGGTGAAAACGTCCGGTGCGGTGCCGGCAACGAAGCCGTTGGTCAGGGTGGTCCAGTAGTCGTCCCAGCCGCGCTGGGTGACCTTGACCTTGATATCGGGGTTGGCCTTGGTGAAGTCATCAGCGCACTGCTGGTAGGCAGGGAGCTGGTTGGCGTCCCAGAGCCAGTAGTTGATCTCGCCCTTGGCCTCGGTGGAGGCTGGAGCGGGTGCGCCGCAGGCGGACAGGGACAGGGCAATGGCAGCGGCAGCAGCGGCGACGCCAAGCGTTTTTTTCATGGTGGGCCTTTCGGTTCATGCAGGGGCGGAACGGGGGAGTGTGGAACTGAAGGAACAGTGGAACTGTGGAGCCGGTGGAACAGGGGGGATTATTTGATTCCGGAGAAGCCGATGGAGTTCACTACCTTCTTGCCGAAGGCGATGAAGAGCAGGAGGACCGGCAGGGCGGCGATGAGGGTCGCCGCCATGAGGCCGGACCAGTCGGGGGCGCCTTGCGGGGACTGGGACTTGAAGACACCCAGGCCAACGGTGAGGACCCGGACGCTCTCGTCCTGGCCGACCAGAAGCGGCCAGAAGTATTCGTTCCAGGTGCCGATGAAGGTCAACAACGCCAGCGTGGCCAAGGGGGCCGCGGCGTTGGGCAGCACAATCTTGAAGTAGATGCGGAACTTGCTGGCGCCGTCGAGCATGGCAGCTTCCTCCACTTCCCGGGACATGCTCAGGAAGAACTGGCGCAGGAAGAAGATCGCGAAGGGCGTCATGAACAGGAACGGCAGGATGATGCCGGCGTAGGTGTTCAGGAGACCCAGGTTCTTGATCATCAGGAAGTTGGGCAGGGCCGTGAAGATCGGCGGCACCATCATGGTGGCCAGGAAGAGTGCGAACACTTTCTCCCGCCCGGGCCAGCGCAGCCGGGAGAAGGCATAGGCGGCCATGGAGCTGAAGAACACCTGTCCGACGGTGACCACGGTGGAGACAATGATGGAGCTGCGCAAGTACCACCAGAAGTTGATGGCCGCACCGGACCCGCCCTCGGCAATGGCTTCCTCAGGGGTTTGCAGGCCCAAAACGCGTTTGAAGGCGCCCCAGCTGAAGTCGGCAGGCAGGAGGTTGCCG from Arthrobacter pascens includes:
- a CDS encoding ABC transporter substrate-binding protein, which codes for MKKTLGVAAAAAAIALSLSACGAPAPASTEAKGEINYWLWDANQLPAYQQCADDFTKANPDIKVKVTQRGWDDYWTTLTNGFVAGTAPDVFTDHLAKYPEFASNKQLLALDDAVKNDKLDLSIYNEGLADLWVAEDGKRYGLPKDWDTIAMFYNKKLVADAGLTEEQLKNLDWNPKDGGSYEKAIAHLTVDKNGVRGDEAGFDKNNVATYGLGLEDGSAGMGQTQWSFLTATTGWTHTDKNPWGKKFNYDDPKFQETITWWAGLVEKGYMPKLETTVGTEMQDTFGAGKAAINTSGSWMIGQYTSYKGVETGIAPTPKGPDGQRASMFNGLADSIWAGTKNPAASVKWVEYLASTACQDVVASKGVVFPAITTSSEKAAEAFKAKGTDVSAFTTHVKEGTTFLFPIADKAAKVEGIMKPAMDAVISGKKPASSFTEANEKVNALFK
- a CDS encoding carbohydrate ABC transporter permease translates to MTTSTPSRNDAAAPARAAIIKPRKPFNWRRAGAWTLVAIALVVTIAPFLWMLRTALSSNHSLAANSGNLLPADFSWGAFKRVLGLQTPEEAIAEGGSGAAINFWWYLRSSIIVSTVVTVGQVFFSSMAAYAFSRLRWPGREKVFALFLATMMVPPIFTALPNFLMIKNLGLLNTYAGIILPFLFMTPFAIFFLRQFFLSMSREVEEAAMLDGASKFRIYFKIVLPNAAAPLATLALLTFIGTWNEYFWPLLVGQDESVRVLTVGLGVFKSQSPQGAPDWSGLMAATLIAALPVLLLFIAFGKKVVNSIGFSGIK